The DNA segment TTTTGAGCAAAACGATTGCGAGATCCCTTCGGCTTGGTCTCAACTAGCAACGAATGTCGTCGTCAGCAAATATTTCTACGGCGACCCGAATGAAAAGGACGAACGGGAGCGGAGCGTTCGTCAGTTGATTCACCGAGTCACCCGCACGATCGCCGACTGGGGATTGCAGGACGGGTATTTCGATTCAGCGGAAGACGGCGAGAATTTTTATCGCGATCTAAGTTGGTTGTGTTTGCACCAGCACGGAGCTTTCAACAGCCCGGTTTGGTTTAACGTTGGACTGTTTCATCAGTACGGCGTTGCCGGAGCAAAATGCAACTGGCGTTGGAACCGAGAATTGGGGGCGGTCGATCAACCGGACAACCCTTACGAATTTCCTCAAGGTTCGGCCTGTTTTATTCAAGCGGTCGAAGACAACATGGAGGACATCATGCGTCTTGCGTGCAGCGAGGCGATGTTGTTCAAATTTGGCAGCGGCACCGGAACCGACCTGTCGACGATCCGGTCCTGCCGCGAACGTCTGTCGGGTGGTGGCACCCCATCGGGCCCATTGTCCTTCATGCGTGTCTATGATTCGATCGCCGGCGTGGTCAAGAGTGGTGGGAAGACTCGCCGCGCAGCCAAGATGCAGTCGCTGAAGATTTGGCATCCCGATGTTTTGGAGTTCATCCAAAGCAAATGGAACGAAGAGAAGAAAGCACACGCCCTGATCCGTGAAGGTTACGAATCGAATTTCAACGGAGAAGCTTACTCGTCGGTCTGTTTCCAGAACGCAAACCTGTCGGTCCGCGTAACGGATGACTACATGGATGCGGTTCGCCAAGGCAAACGTTGGCAGACCAAGTGGATCGACAGTCGGCACTGCGACGCGATCCCTCCGGAATACGATGCGAAGGAACTATTGAATCAGATGGCCGAGTGCGCATGGCACTGCGGCGACCCAGGGGTTCAGTACGACACGACGATCAACCGTTGGCACACCTGTCCTAATAGTGGACGGATCAACGCGTCGAATCCTTGCAGCGAATATATGTTCTTGGACAATACCGCTTGCAACCTCGCTTCGATCAACCTGATGAAGTTCGTTAAGAAGGATGGGGTTTTCGATCACGAACGATTCTGCAAGGCATCCCGTGCCTTCTTCATCGCTCAAGAAATCTTGGTCGACCACGCCAGTTACCCGACCGACGAAATCGCTGCAAACAGTCACCGCTTCCGTCCGCTTGGATTGGGATACAGTAATCTTGGTAGTGTCATCATGACCGCCGGGGTTCCTTATGATTCCGACGCGGCTCGTGGTATCTGTGGTTCGTTGACCGCACTTCTACATGGCACCGCCAACGCAACCAGTGCGGAAATCGCTGGCGTTGTCGGCACCTTCGACGGCTATGCAGAGAACGAAACGCCGATGCTGAAGGTGATGCAAATGCATCGTGACGCCGTGGAATCGATTCATGATGATGGTCCCGATGAACTGAAGGACGCCGCTCGGAACCTTTGGGACAAAGTCCTTGAACTGGGAGCCAAACATGGTTTCCGCAACGCTCAAGCAACCGTCTTGGCTCCTACCGGAACCATCAGTTTCATGATGGACTGCGATACCACGGGGATCGAACCGGACATCGCGTTGGTGAAATACAAGCAGCTTGCCGGTGGCGGAATGCTGAAGATCGTCAATAACACCGTCGCCGGTGGCTTGCGGACTCTGGGATATGATGAAGACCAGATCAAGGCGATGATCAGTTACATCAACGATAAAGATACGATCGAAGGAGCTCCGGGATTGGCCGATGAGCACCTGCCCGTCTTTGATTGTGCGTTCAAGCCTGCTGGCGGAGTTCGCAGCATCGGCTGGCGAGCTCACGTGACGATGATGGCCGCCGCTCAGCCGTTCCTTTCCGGAGCGATCAGCAAAACGGTTAACATGCCAAACGATGTAACGCCGCAGGATATCGCGGACGCTTACTTCTGGGGCTGGGAACTGGGACTGAAGGCGATCGCGATCTACCGTGACGGTAGCAAGCAGTCTCAGCCGCTGAACACCAAGAGCGGAACAAAAGAAGGGGCCGCGGTCGC comes from the Roseimaritima multifibrata genome and includes:
- a CDS encoding vitamin B12-dependent ribonucleotide reductase, whose amino-acid sequence is MANVISADARPENKSQNKPAEQHGVEYARSQYGTLLGDREAGLKYTADFCPADADSPFDTTEWELRSATIKDETGNALFEQNDCEIPSAWSQLATNVVVSKYFYGDPNEKDERERSVRQLIHRVTRTIADWGLQDGYFDSAEDGENFYRDLSWLCLHQHGAFNSPVWFNVGLFHQYGVAGAKCNWRWNRELGAVDQPDNPYEFPQGSACFIQAVEDNMEDIMRLACSEAMLFKFGSGTGTDLSTIRSCRERLSGGGTPSGPLSFMRVYDSIAGVVKSGGKTRRAAKMQSLKIWHPDVLEFIQSKWNEEKKAHALIREGYESNFNGEAYSSVCFQNANLSVRVTDDYMDAVRQGKRWQTKWIDSRHCDAIPPEYDAKELLNQMAECAWHCGDPGVQYDTTINRWHTCPNSGRINASNPCSEYMFLDNTACNLASINLMKFVKKDGVFDHERFCKASRAFFIAQEILVDHASYPTDEIAANSHRFRPLGLGYSNLGSVIMTAGVPYDSDAARGICGSLTALLHGTANATSAEIAGVVGTFDGYAENETPMLKVMQMHRDAVESIHDDGPDELKDAARNLWDKVLELGAKHGFRNAQATVLAPTGTISFMMDCDTTGIEPDIALVKYKQLAGGGMLKIVNNTVAGGLRTLGYDEDQIKAMISYINDKDTIEGAPGLADEHLPVFDCAFKPAGGVRSIGWRAHVTMMAAAQPFLSGAISKTVNMPNDVTPQDIADAYFWGWELGLKAIAIYRDGSKQSQPLNTKSGTKEGAAVAEVITKTVEKIVYKPRRERLQDTRQSLTHKFSIGGHEGYLNIGLYPDGRPGELFITMAKEGSTIGGIMDAFGTAISMALQYGVPLEVLVNKFSHTRFEPMGHTTNPDIRIAKSVVDYIFRYLGIHFLAGYREASQPAPLPPVTNGDNGSTPANGTAKPNGAAPVLGGNGPTIEATGTAARFTGPKLDLAVLERAGISRNLGNDQNGTPVGGQSEQFARFQSDAPSCDSCGSITVRNGNCYLCHNCGNSMGCS